One Mycobacteriales bacterium genomic region harbors:
- a CDS encoding ferritin-like fold-containing protein produces the protein MAGRLDTATVDLLGVLAYGELTAFERLASDAQLAPTIADKAALAQMAAAEFDHYRRLHDHLIAEGEDPMVAMAPFQRAVDGFHDSTLPSDWLEGIIKAYVGDGLATDFYREVAVFVSDAPTRGLVLEVLADTGQARFAVAKVAEATAADPAVAGRLALWARRLVGEALIQAQRVAIERDALVEMLVGGSGDLAGLARLLSRLTDNHTERMASLGLQA, from the coding sequence GTGGCGGGACGGCTGGACACGGCGACGGTGGACCTGCTCGGCGTGCTCGCCTATGGCGAGCTGACCGCTTTCGAGCGGCTCGCGAGCGACGCGCAGCTCGCCCCGACGATCGCCGACAAGGCCGCGCTCGCGCAGATGGCGGCCGCGGAGTTCGACCACTACCGACGGCTGCACGACCACCTCATCGCCGAGGGCGAGGACCCCATGGTGGCGATGGCGCCCTTCCAACGCGCGGTTGACGGCTTCCACGACTCGACACTGCCGAGCGACTGGCTCGAGGGGATCATCAAGGCCTACGTCGGGGACGGCCTCGCGACCGACTTCTACCGCGAGGTCGCGGTCTTCGTCTCCGACGCACCCACCCGCGGGCTGGTGCTCGAGGTCCTCGCCGACACCGGGCAGGCGCGCTTCGCGGTGGCGAAGGTCGCCGAGGCGACGGCTGCCGACCCGGCGGTCGCCGGTCGGCTGGCGCTGTGGGCTCGACGGCTCGTCGGCGAGGCGCTGATCCAGGCCCAGCGGGTGGCGATCGAGCGCGACGCCCTGGTCGAGATGCTCGTCGGCGGCAGCGGTGACCTGGCCGGCCTGGCCCGGCTGCTGTCCCGCCTGACCGACAACCACACCGAGCGGATGGCGTCGCTGGGCTTGCAGGCCTGA
- a CDS encoding DEAD/DEAH box helicase, giving the protein MPAAPEVNGFAALGARAETVAALDAMGITSPFPIQHMTLQIAMGGHDLIGQARTGTGKTLGFGVPLLERVHNAAEGGDGLPQALVVVPTRELCVQVAGDLENAGKTRKVRVQSIYGGRAFEPQVESLRKGVDVVVGTPGRLLDLARQGHLDLGSVKVLVLDEADEMLDLGFLPDVERILEQIPPERQTMLFSATMPGPVVTLARKFMRQPTHIRAEEANEKRTVPDTKIFVYRAHAMDKVEVLARLLQAEGRGLTMVFCRTKRTCDKVALELEDRGFAAAAVHGDLGQGAREQALRAFRSGKIDVLVATDVAARGIDVQDVTHVVNYQCPDDESTFLHRIGRTGRAGAKGVAVTFVDWDDMPKWKLINDALELPYPEPVETYSSSKHLFEDLSIPSGTTGRLPRSSRTRAGLDAEAVEDLGETGRRNKPRTGGPAGRDGGRDSGRDSGRSRGGRSGARDEPRGGDAGGDAGGDDAPQLPKRSGGARRRTRGGGGEGTAAEAGTSTTTSSGASSSTAAGTTTRAGSGNPSGEAGEGDDARRRRRRGGRGRGGSSGAAGGESGGTDAPTAD; this is encoded by the coding sequence ATTCCCGCAGCACCGGAGGTCAACGGCTTCGCGGCCCTCGGCGCCCGGGCCGAGACGGTCGCGGCGCTCGACGCGATGGGCATCACCTCCCCCTTCCCGATCCAGCACATGACGCTGCAGATCGCGATGGGCGGCCACGACCTCATCGGCCAGGCCCGCACGGGCACCGGCAAGACCCTCGGCTTCGGCGTGCCGCTGCTCGAGCGGGTCCACAACGCCGCCGAGGGCGGTGACGGCCTGCCGCAGGCGCTGGTCGTCGTCCCCACCCGCGAGCTGTGCGTGCAGGTCGCCGGCGACCTCGAGAACGCCGGCAAGACCCGCAAGGTCCGCGTCCAGAGCATCTACGGCGGTCGCGCGTTCGAGCCGCAGGTCGAGTCGCTGCGCAAGGGCGTCGACGTCGTCGTCGGCACCCCCGGCCGACTGCTCGACCTGGCCCGTCAGGGCCACCTCGACCTCGGGTCGGTGAAGGTCCTCGTCCTCGACGAGGCCGACGAGATGCTCGACCTCGGCTTCCTGCCCGACGTCGAGCGGATCCTCGAGCAGATCCCGCCGGAGCGGCAGACCATGCTCTTCAGCGCGACGATGCCCGGCCCGGTCGTGACCCTGGCCCGCAAGTTCATGCGCCAGCCGACCCACATCCGGGCGGAGGAGGCCAACGAGAAGCGCACCGTTCCCGACACCAAGATCTTCGTCTACCGCGCCCACGCGATGGACAAGGTCGAGGTGCTCGCCCGGCTGCTGCAGGCCGAGGGCCGCGGCCTCACCATGGTCTTCTGCCGCACCAAGCGCACCTGCGACAAGGTCGCCCTCGAGCTCGAGGACCGCGGCTTCGCGGCCGCCGCCGTGCACGGCGACCTCGGCCAGGGCGCCCGCGAGCAGGCCCTGCGTGCCTTCCGCAGCGGCAAGATCGACGTGCTCGTCGCGACCGACGTCGCCGCCCGCGGCATCGACGTGCAGGACGTCACCCACGTCGTCAACTACCAGTGCCCCGACGACGAGAGCACCTTCCTGCACCGCATCGGCCGCACCGGCCGCGCGGGCGCCAAGGGTGTCGCCGTGACGTTCGTCGACTGGGACGACATGCCCAAGTGGAAGCTCATCAACGACGCGCTCGAGCTGCCCTACCCCGAGCCGGTCGAGACCTACAGCTCCAGCAAGCACCTGTTCGAGGACCTCTCGATCCCCTCGGGGACGACCGGCCGGCTCCCGCGGTCCTCGCGCACCCGCGCGGGCCTCGACGCCGAGGCCGTCGAGGACCTCGGCGAGACCGGTCGGCGCAACAAGCCGCGCACCGGCGGCCCGGCCGGCCGTGACGGTGGCCGTGACAGCGGGCGCGACAGCGGCCGGAGTCGGGGCGGCCGTTCGGGTGCCCGCGACGAGCCGCGCGGTGGCGACGCAGGCGGCGACGCCGGTGGTGACGACGCGCCGCAGCTGCCCAAGCGCAGCGGTGGCGCCCGCCGCCGCACCCGTGGTGGGGGCGGTGAGGGCACCGCCGCCGAGGCAGGCACCTCCACGACGACGTCCAGCGGCGCCTCCAGCAGCACGGCCGCCGGCACGACCACCCGGGCAGGCAGCGGCAACCCCAGCGGCGAGGCAGGCGAAGGCGACGACGCGCGCCGTCGGCGCCGGCGCGGTGGCCGGGGCCGGGGTGGCAGCAGCGGCGCGGCCGGCGGCGAGTCCGGTGGCACCGACGCGCCGACCGCGGACTGA
- a CDS encoding metallophosphoesterase, which translates to MRLLLIADTHVPKRARDLPAELWDEVDRADLVVHAGDWVDVALLDALEARAARLLGVWGNNDGPELRARLPEVARAEVEGVRLSVVHETGGASGRERRADLAHLDTDVLVFGHSHLPWDTTTLAGMRLLNPGSPTDRRRMPTCTYLTATAADGALHDVVLHDLPARIASRA; encoded by the coding sequence GTGCGCCTGCTGCTGATCGCCGACACCCACGTCCCGAAGCGGGCGCGCGACCTGCCGGCCGAGCTCTGGGACGAGGTCGACCGCGCGGACCTCGTCGTGCACGCCGGTGACTGGGTCGATGTCGCGCTGCTCGACGCGCTCGAGGCCCGCGCAGCGCGGCTGCTCGGCGTGTGGGGCAACAACGACGGCCCCGAGCTGCGCGCCCGGCTGCCCGAGGTAGCCCGCGCCGAGGTCGAGGGGGTCCGCCTCTCGGTGGTCCACGAGACCGGTGGCGCGTCCGGTCGGGAGCGCCGCGCCGACCTGGCCCACCTCGACACCGATGTCCTGGTCTTCGGCCACTCGCACCTGCCCTGGGACACGACGACCCTCGCGGGGATGCGGCTGCTCAACCCGGGCTCGCCGACCGACCGCCGTCGGATGCCGACCTGCACCTACCTCACCGCCACGGCCGCCGACGGCGCACTGCACGACGTCGTCCTGCACGACCTGCCTGCACGCATCGCGAGCCGGGCATGA
- a CDS encoding alpha/beta hydrolase, with product MSVVGGELPAGSELTSYDVVGGRLAAVSLRPAGARGTALLVPGFTGSKEDFSPVLEGIAGGGWHAVALDQRGQHESPGPDDLAAYSVESLAADLRQVIARLDGPVHLVGHSFGGLVCRAAAIAEPTAVASLVLMSSGPAALSGPRVEAMDHVRPLVEAGDLVAVADLMDAAAALDPLRQELPGEIRDFLRRRFLTSSAAGLLGMGDALTSEPDRVDELAATGLPVLVLYGEHDDAWPPAVQAAMAERLGAAHVVVPGSRHSPAAERPDETVAALLAFWD from the coding sequence ATGAGCGTCGTCGGAGGCGAGCTGCCCGCCGGCAGCGAGCTCACGTCGTACGACGTCGTCGGCGGGCGCCTTGCCGCCGTCTCGCTCCGCCCAGCGGGCGCGCGTGGCACGGCCCTGCTGGTTCCCGGCTTCACCGGCAGCAAGGAGGACTTCTCCCCGGTCCTCGAGGGGATCGCCGGGGGTGGCTGGCACGCGGTCGCGCTCGACCAGCGCGGCCAGCACGAGTCACCCGGCCCCGACGACCTCGCGGCCTACTCCGTCGAGTCGCTCGCCGCCGACCTGCGGCAGGTGATCGCACGGCTCGACGGCCCCGTGCACCTCGTCGGCCACAGCTTCGGCGGCCTGGTCTGCCGCGCCGCCGCCATCGCCGAGCCCACCGCCGTTGCCTCGTTGGTGCTGATGTCGTCGGGCCCCGCCGCGCTGTCCGGCCCGCGGGTCGAGGCGATGGACCACGTCCGCCCGCTCGTCGAGGCCGGCGATCTCGTCGCGGTCGCCGACCTCATGGACGCGGCCGCGGCCCTCGACCCCCTGCGACAGGAGCTCCCCGGCGAGATCCGCGACTTCCTGCGCCGCCGCTTCCTCACCTCCTCGGCGGCCGGCCTGCTCGGCATGGGCGACGCACTGACCTCCGAGCCCGACCGGGTGGACGAGCTCGCCGCCACCGGCCTGCCGGTGCTGGTGCTCTATGGCGAGCACGACGACGCGTGGCCACCCGCCGTGCAGGCCGCGATGGCCGAGCGCCTTGGCGCGGCGCACGTCGTCGTACCCGGGTCGAGGCACTCCCCCGCGGCCGAGCGGCCCGACGAGACCGTGGCCGCGCTGCTGGCCTTCTGGGACTAG
- a CDS encoding antibiotic biosynthesis monooxygenase: MPYVAINVLSVPEGAGSTLEERFAARQGAVEGAEGFERFELLRPVEGTSDYLVYTRWRSEADFVAWRDGQRFGEGHAASTQRPAGAGPAATGSTIMAFEVVQSSGS; the protein is encoded by the coding sequence ATGCCGTACGTCGCGATCAACGTCTTGTCCGTGCCCGAGGGCGCGGGGTCCACGCTCGAGGAGCGCTTCGCCGCGCGGCAGGGTGCCGTCGAGGGCGCGGAGGGCTTCGAGCGCTTCGAGCTGCTGCGCCCGGTCGAGGGCACCAGCGACTACCTCGTCTACACGCGCTGGCGCTCCGAGGCCGACTTCGTCGCGTGGCGCGACGGTCAGCGCTTCGGTGAGGGGCACGCGGCTTCGACGCAGCGCCCGGCCGGTGCGGGACCCGCGGCGACCGGCTCGACGATCATGGCGTTCGAGGTCGTGCAGAGCTCGGGGAGCTAG
- a CDS encoding oxygenase MpaB family protein, producing MNVEHSDSPDPGLYGPDSVTWRVHADPSMALAGLRALLLQAVHPLAMAGVAQHSDFRQDPWGRLFRTAEYVGITTYGTTEQARRAGGRVRGIHRKLGGIEPESGTAYRVDDPELLRWVHCCESESFLSTAVRCGLRLSRSEQDAYYLEQSRGAELVGLRAEDVPRSVGETADYFTGMQPQLRVTSEARRAATFVLWPPMPTKVQVGTPARPAWIALTATAGAMLPRWARRLYRLPGLPTTDAAATAAGLAFRSGLLVVPESLRHGPHLKHGQRRMGLLG from the coding sequence ATGAACGTCGAGCACAGCGACTCCCCCGACCCCGGCCTCTACGGGCCCGACAGCGTGACGTGGCGCGTCCACGCCGACCCGTCGATGGCGCTGGCGGGGCTGCGGGCCCTGCTGCTGCAGGCGGTGCACCCGCTCGCGATGGCCGGCGTCGCGCAGCACAGCGACTTCCGGCAGGACCCGTGGGGCCGGCTGTTCAGGACTGCGGAGTACGTCGGGATCACCACCTACGGCACGACCGAGCAGGCGCGCCGCGCCGGTGGGCGGGTGCGCGGCATCCACCGCAAGCTCGGCGGGATCGAGCCGGAGAGCGGCACGGCGTACCGCGTCGACGACCCCGAGCTGCTGCGCTGGGTCCACTGCTGCGAGAGCGAGTCCTTCCTCAGCACCGCGGTCCGCTGCGGGCTGCGGCTGTCGCGCTCGGAGCAGGACGCCTACTACCTGGAGCAGTCGCGCGGGGCGGAGCTCGTCGGGCTGCGGGCCGAGGACGTGCCACGCAGCGTCGGCGAGACGGCGGACTACTTCACCGGGATGCAGCCGCAGCTGCGGGTGACGAGCGAGGCTCGAAGAGCCGCGACCTTCGTGCTGTGGCCGCCGATGCCGACGAAGGTGCAGGTCGGCACACCCGCCCGACCGGCCTGGATCGCCCTCACAGCGACCGCCGGGGCGATGCTGCCGCGGTGGGCGCGCCGGCTCTACCGGCTGCCCGGCCTGCCGACCACCGACGCTGCGGCAACCGCCGCCGGGCTTGCCTTCCGCAGCGGCCTTCTCGTCGTACCCGAGTCCCTGCGCCACGGGCCGCACCTCAAGCACGGTCAGCGCCGGATGGGGCTGCTCGGATAA
- a CDS encoding GNAT family N-acetyltransferase, with protein sequence MTIRERPATRADLAGVLDLWLRFDVAVRGFPDSDETDVLGDWDVPGFDLDRQTLLLEDDGRVVGYAVVSGDETDSTVDPGLFGQGLEQRLLGWIESVAEPGARVHHYSPVQLTALQDAFAERGWEPARRFWRMRIDHETPDASLEAPAWPEGVTVRDFDRDTDAELAHRVVQTAFADIGSHTERSFDEWSVAMLADERFDPSLYLVAESDGQVAGVCLAQDMSDYGFVRQLAVPRAHRGRGIGRALLLESFRRHRDRGLPQTQLGVDSDNASGATRLYESVGMRVSEDFTRWEKQL encoded by the coding sequence GTGACGATCCGCGAACGACCCGCGACCCGCGCCGACCTCGCCGGCGTGCTCGACCTGTGGCTGCGCTTCGACGTGGCCGTCCGGGGCTTCCCCGACAGCGACGAGACCGACGTGCTCGGCGACTGGGACGTGCCGGGCTTCGACCTCGACCGCCAGACGCTGCTGTTGGAGGACGACGGTCGGGTCGTCGGCTACGCCGTCGTCAGCGGCGACGAGACGGACTCCACGGTCGACCCCGGGCTCTTCGGCCAGGGCCTCGAGCAGCGGCTGCTCGGCTGGATCGAGTCGGTGGCCGAGCCCGGTGCCCGCGTCCACCACTACTCCCCGGTGCAGCTCACCGCGCTGCAGGACGCCTTCGCCGAGCGCGGGTGGGAGCCGGCCCGGCGCTTCTGGCGGATGCGCATCGACCACGAGACCCCGGACGCGTCGCTAGAGGCACCGGCGTGGCCGGAGGGGGTGACGGTGCGCGACTTCGACCGCGACACCGACGCTGAGCTCGCCCATCGGGTCGTGCAGACCGCCTTCGCCGACATCGGCTCGCACACCGAGCGCTCCTTCGACGAGTGGTCGGTCGCGATGCTCGCCGACGAGCGCTTCGACCCGTCCCTCTACCTCGTCGCCGAGTCGGACGGGCAGGTCGCGGGGGTGTGCCTGGCCCAGGACATGAGCGACTACGGCTTCGTGCGCCAGCTCGCCGTGCCGCGGGCCCACCGCGGCCGCGGCATCGGGCGCGCGCTGCTGCTCGAGTCCTTCCGCCGGCACCGCGACCGCGGGCTGCCGCAGACCCAGCTCGGTGTCGACAGCGACAACGCCTCAGGCGCGACCCGGCTCTACGAGAGCGTCGGGATGCGGGTGTCCGAGGACTTCACCCGCTGGGAGAAGCAACTGTAG
- a CDS encoding PD-(D/E)XK nuclease family protein — translation MTVDGQLGLDGMPARLFSCTPSRLGTWLDCPRRYRMTYLDRPSPPKGGPWAHSAVGAAVHLALARWWSLPRRTPETARALVDQAWPGSPHVAGFRDDVQSERWRARAGDMVQAYAATLDPDDEPVGVERTVATRTATLAVSGRVDRIDRRTTAAGEEVVVVDYKAGRWVPDTADARGSLALALYVHGARRTLRRACSTVELHHLPSGTTVSWTHTEESLSRHLSRAEDIAAEAGAATAALAAGDDGERAFPATPGPMCSWCDVAQHCPEGLAAAPRKRSWEGLAEEV, via the coding sequence GTGACGGTGGACGGACAGCTCGGCCTCGACGGCATGCCCGCGCGGCTGTTCAGCTGCACGCCGTCGCGGCTCGGGACCTGGCTCGACTGCCCGCGTCGCTACCGCATGACCTACCTCGACCGGCCGTCGCCACCCAAGGGCGGGCCGTGGGCCCACAGCGCGGTCGGCGCAGCCGTGCACCTGGCGCTCGCCCGCTGGTGGTCGCTTCCCCGGCGTACTCCTGAGACCGCCCGGGCGCTGGTCGACCAGGCCTGGCCGGGCTCGCCGCACGTCGCGGGCTTCCGCGACGACGTGCAGTCCGAGCGCTGGCGGGCGCGGGCCGGCGACATGGTCCAGGCCTACGCCGCGACGCTCGACCCCGACGACGAGCCGGTCGGCGTGGAGCGCACCGTCGCGACCCGGACCGCGACGCTGGCCGTGAGCGGACGGGTCGACCGCATCGACCGCCGGACGACGGCCGCGGGCGAGGAGGTCGTCGTCGTCGACTACAAGGCGGGTCGGTGGGTCCCCGACACCGCTGATGCCCGTGGGTCGTTGGCGCTGGCGCTCTACGTCCACGGGGCTCGGCGGACGTTGCGGCGGGCCTGCTCCACGGTGGAGCTGCACCACCTGCCGTCGGGCACGACCGTGTCGTGGACCCACACCGAGGAGTCGCTGTCGCGGCACCTCTCGCGCGCCGAGGACATCGCCGCGGAGGCAGGTGCCGCGACCGCTGCGTTGGCGGCGGGCGACGACGGCGAGCGGGCGTTCCCCGCGACCCCGGGGCCGATGTGCTCGTGGTGCGACGTCGCCCAGCACTGCCCGGAGGGCCTCGCGGCCGCGCCGCGCAAGCGGTCGTGGGAGGGCCTCGCCGAGGAGGTGTGA
- a CDS encoding zinc metalloprotease, translating to MVHLSSRLALVGAAALTLGLLPAVPVAAATEPVCAVPAGGLEVRQKKGGHGSEPALTADTTDLLSSGSAFTPSSKVVVPTWVHVVQKGPGVADGALTDTQVRAQMAVLNASFAGTTGRGAAKTPFVFDLVGTTRTINAAWYSFEPSTKAERDAKAALRKGGRDTLNIYLTGLGANLLGYAYFPSNGKGTDTRDGVVVLNDSIPGGSAAPYDEGDTLPHEVGHWLGLNHTFSGGCSTTGDRVDDTPAEAAPAFDCPTGRDTCGKDNGLDPVENFMDYSDDDCMYAFTPGQSLRMDAVWQQYRAGR from the coding sequence GTGGTCCACCTGTCGTCCCGTCTCGCTCTCGTGGGGGCCGCGGCACTGACCCTCGGGCTGCTGCCGGCCGTGCCGGTCGCCGCCGCCACCGAGCCGGTGTGCGCCGTCCCGGCCGGTGGGCTCGAGGTCCGGCAGAAGAAGGGCGGCCACGGCTCCGAGCCTGCGCTGACCGCGGACACCACGGACCTGCTCTCGAGCGGCTCAGCCTTCACGCCCAGCAGCAAGGTCGTGGTGCCGACCTGGGTGCACGTCGTCCAGAAGGGACCGGGGGTCGCCGACGGTGCGCTGACCGACACCCAGGTGCGCGCCCAGATGGCGGTCCTCAACGCGAGCTTCGCCGGCACGACCGGTCGCGGCGCGGCGAAGACGCCGTTCGTCTTCGACCTCGTCGGGACCACCCGCACGATCAACGCGGCGTGGTACTCCTTCGAGCCCTCGACGAAGGCCGAACGCGACGCCAAGGCCGCGCTGCGCAAGGGCGGTCGCGACACCCTCAACATCTACCTGACCGGGCTCGGCGCCAACCTGCTCGGCTACGCCTACTTCCCGAGCAACGGCAAGGGCACCGACACCCGCGACGGGGTCGTCGTCCTCAACGACTCGATCCCGGGTGGCTCCGCCGCGCCCTACGACGAGGGCGACACGCTCCCGCACGAGGTCGGTCACTGGCTCGGCCTCAACCACACCTTCAGCGGCGGTTGCTCGACGACCGGCGACCGCGTCGACGACACACCCGCGGAGGCGGCGCCGGCGTTCGACTGCCCAACCGGTCGCGACACCTGCGGCAAGGACAACGGCCTCGACCCGGTCGAGAACTTCATGGACTACAGCGACGACGACTGCATGTACGCCTTCACGCCCGGGCAGTCCCTGCGCATGGACGCGGTCTGGCAGCAGTACCGCGCGGGGCGCTGA
- a CDS encoding PHP domain-containing protein, giving the protein MRIDLHAHSTASDGTTLPADLVRHAVEVGLDVVALTDHDTTSGWAEAADALPYGLALVRGAELSCIYGGVSLHLLAYLFDPDEPVLAGRLAELRDSRVGRAERMVAQLVAAGVPVSWDQVQALAAGTVGRPHVGQALVEAGVVADLDEAFGLDWIGTRGRYWAGKLELDVLEAIDLVATAGGVTVFAHPAASKRGRTVPDTTIAAMAETGLTGLEVDHVDHDDAERAHLRGLAADLGLVTTGSSDFHGSNKTVALGAHLTSPEQYAEIAALATGSGVVSG; this is encoded by the coding sequence ATGAGGATCGACCTGCACGCCCACTCGACCGCGAGCGACGGCACGACGCTGCCGGCCGACCTGGTCCGCCACGCCGTCGAGGTCGGGCTCGACGTCGTGGCCCTCACCGACCACGACACGACCTCCGGCTGGGCCGAGGCCGCTGACGCCCTGCCGTACGGGCTCGCGCTGGTGCGCGGCGCCGAGCTGTCCTGCATCTACGGCGGCGTCAGCCTGCATCTGCTCGCCTACCTCTTCGACCCCGACGAGCCCGTCCTCGCCGGACGGCTCGCGGAGCTGCGTGACTCACGGGTCGGGCGCGCGGAGCGGATGGTCGCGCAGCTGGTCGCCGCCGGCGTACCCGTGTCCTGGGACCAGGTGCAAGCGCTCGCGGCCGGCACCGTCGGTCGGCCCCATGTGGGCCAGGCGCTGGTCGAGGCCGGCGTCGTCGCGGACCTCGACGAGGCCTTCGGGCTCGATTGGATCGGGACCCGCGGGCGCTACTGGGCGGGCAAGCTCGAGCTCGACGTCCTCGAGGCCATCGACCTCGTCGCGACCGCCGGTGGCGTGACGGTCTTCGCCCACCCGGCGGCGTCGAAGCGCGGCCGCACCGTCCCCGACACAACGATCGCCGCGATGGCCGAGACCGGCCTCACCGGCCTCGAGGTCGACCACGTCGACCACGACGACGCCGAGCGCGCCCACCTGCGCGGCCTCGCCGCCGACCTCGGCCTCGTCACCACCGGGTCCAGCGACTTCCACGGCAGCAACAAGACCGTCGCGCTCGGCGCCCACCTCACCAGCCCCGAGCAGTACGCCGAGATCGCTGCGCTGGCGACCGGTTCGGGCGTCGTCTCCGGCTGA